In Sulfitobacter sp. W027, a single window of DNA contains:
- a CDS encoding HK97 family phage prohead protease, translated as MGYQVIYPGVWPGNGGALSAGAAGLEHKFAKFGHVAPVDGGVEISGYASLFGAADQGGDVVAAGAYAACLARAKSAGRSIKMLWQHDPAQPIGVWDEVREDKRGLWVKGRILSSVARGREAAALIEAGAIDGLSIGYRTVKAGKNTKGQRLLSELELWEVSLVTFPMLPTARVAAKDEFRAVGEVLREMAAAFEEARVEMKRGADQ; from the coding sequence ATGGGTTATCAGGTGATTTACCCCGGTGTTTGGCCGGGGAACGGGGGAGCTTTGTCTGCAGGGGCGGCGGGGCTGGAGCATAAATTCGCTAAGTTTGGCCACGTGGCGCCCGTCGATGGCGGGGTCGAGATCAGTGGCTATGCGAGCCTGTTCGGCGCGGCGGATCAGGGTGGCGATGTGGTTGCGGCGGGGGCCTATGCGGCCTGCCTCGCGCGCGCCAAATCCGCTGGCCGCAGCATCAAGATGCTTTGGCAGCATGACCCGGCCCAGCCCATCGGCGTTTGGGACGAGGTGCGCGAGGACAAGCGCGGGCTTTGGGTCAAGGGGCGCATTCTGTCGAGCGTGGCGCGGGGCCGGGAGGCGGCGGCGCTGATCGAAGCGGGTGCGATCGACGGGCTGAGCATCGGTTACCGCACCGTGAAGGCGGGCAAGAACACTAAGGGCCAGCGGCTGCTCTCGGAATTGGAGCTTTGGGAAGTGTCGCTGGTGACGTTCCCGATGCTGCCCACCGCACGGGTCGCGGCCAAGGACGAGTTCAGGGCCGTCGGTGAGGTTCTGCGCGAGATGGCGGCGGCTTTTGAAGAGGCGCGGGTCGAGATGAAGCGCGGGGCCGATCAGTGA
- a CDS encoding phage tail tape measure protein, which yields MADFDDFENLETRADGLNETLAQTSGLVAGFDGELRRMRNALSATGKDVATLEKGLSRELRRAFDGVVFDGAKLSNALTDLANSMIRSTYNAAMRPVTDHFGGLITDGVGSIVEGILPFANGAPFSQGKVMPFAQGGVVTSATAFPMRGGVGLMGEAGPEAIMPLARGADGKLGVRGASGGSTTIVMNITTPDVQGFQRSQSQIAAQLSRALSAGNRNR from the coding sequence ATGGCTGACTTCGACGATTTCGAGAACCTTGAGACCCGCGCGGATGGGTTGAATGAGACGCTGGCGCAAACCAGTGGTTTGGTGGCGGGGTTCGATGGTGAGTTGCGCCGGATGCGAAATGCGCTTTCGGCAACCGGAAAAGATGTGGCGACCCTTGAGAAAGGGCTGAGCCGTGAGTTGCGGCGTGCATTCGATGGTGTGGTGTTTGACGGCGCCAAACTGTCGAACGCGCTGACCGATCTGGCCAATTCGATGATCCGTTCGACCTATAACGCCGCGATGCGCCCGGTGACGGATCATTTTGGCGGGCTGATCACTGATGGCGTTGGGAGCATCGTCGAAGGAATACTGCCGTTTGCCAACGGAGCGCCCTTTTCCCAAGGCAAGGTCATGCCGTTTGCGCAAGGAGGGGTGGTGACCTCAGCCACGGCTTTCCCCATGCGCGGCGGTGTGGGTCTGATGGGGGAGGCCGGACCAGAGGCGATTATGCCCTTGGCCCGGGGCGCGGATGGCAAGCTGGGTGTGCGGGGCGCGTCTGGGGGTTCGACCACCATCGTGATGAACATCACTACGCCCGATGTGCAGGGGTTCCAGCGCAGCCAAAGCCAGATCGCGGCGCAATTGAGCCGCGCGCTGAGCGCCGGCAACCGCAACCGCTAA
- a CDS encoding phage major tail protein, TP901-1 family, translating to MAVQAGKDLLVKVDMTSDGQFETIAGLRAKRVSFNAETVDVTSLDSSGGWRELLVGAGVRSAAISGSGVFRDAGTDERARQLFFDGLTPDFQVIIPDFGVVQGPFQVSALEYAGSLNGEATFELSLQSAGELTFTPDVAV from the coding sequence ATGGCAGTTCAAGCGGGCAAAGACCTTTTGGTCAAAGTGGACATGACCAGCGACGGTCAGTTTGAAACGATCGCCGGGCTACGGGCGAAACGGGTGAGTTTCAACGCGGAAACGGTGGATGTGACCTCGCTCGATTCCAGCGGTGGTTGGCGGGAGTTGCTGGTGGGTGCGGGCGTACGCTCTGCTGCAATCAGCGGGTCTGGCGTGTTTCGTGATGCCGGTACGGATGAGCGGGCGCGGCAGTTGTTCTTTGACGGGCTGACACCGGATTTTCAGGTTATCATCCCGGACTTTGGGGTGGTGCAGGGGCCGTTTCAGGTTTCCGCCTTGGAATATGCCGGGTCGTTGAACGGCGAGGCCACGTTTGAACTGAGCCTCCAATCCGCCGGGGAGCTGACCTTTACCCCCGATGTGGCGGTGTGA
- the mltG gene encoding endolytic transglycosylase MltG — protein sequence MWRHIASNAVTFLLVGLFLLGGIILWGKTTYVAEGPLEQAICVQVERGSNMRQVSQSLEEQGAVSSPALFRMGADYEEKSGSLKAGSFLVQPGTSMQGIVDIVTQGGASTCGTEVVYRVGVNRVSVQVRELDPVTSRFVERAEFTPGEEETPEAYTEISSKNDTRFRVALAEGVTSWQVVEALKQVEQLTGEIEDVPAEGSLAPDSYEVRPGDERTEVIARMSAAQQVLLAQAFEARDPDLPIETAEELLILASIIEKETGVAAEREQVASVFVNRLNQGMRLQTDPTVIYGVTEGKGVLGRGLRRSELRAETPWNTYVIDGLPPTPIANPGRASLMAAAQPAETDFVFFVADGTGGHAFAETLDEHNRNVARWRQIEAERGAEAAGNASTGGN from the coding sequence ATGTGGCGTCATATCGCTTCTAACGCCGTGACGTTTCTGTTGGTCGGCCTGTTTCTGCTTGGGGGGATCATCCTCTGGGGCAAGACGACCTATGTCGCCGAAGGGCCGTTGGAGCAGGCGATCTGTGTGCAGGTCGAGCGCGGCTCGAACATGCGACAGGTGAGCCAGAGCCTTGAAGAACAGGGCGCGGTCTCTTCGCCCGCGCTCTTTCGCATGGGCGCGGATTACGAGGAGAAGTCGGGCAGCCTGAAAGCCGGCAGCTTTCTTGTGCAGCCCGGCACGTCAATGCAGGGGATCGTGGATATCGTGACCCAAGGCGGGGCCAGCACCTGTGGCACCGAGGTTGTGTACCGCGTGGGCGTGAACCGCGTAAGCGTGCAGGTTCGTGAGTTGGACCCGGTGACAAGCCGGTTTGTTGAGCGCGCGGAGTTCACGCCGGGTGAGGAAGAGACGCCCGAAGCCTATACCGAGATCTCGAGCAAGAACGACACGCGGTTTCGGGTGGCGCTGGCAGAGGGTGTGACAAGCTGGCAGGTGGTTGAGGCGCTCAAGCAGGTGGAACAGCTGACTGGTGAAATTGAAGACGTCCCCGCTGAGGGCAGCCTTGCGCCAGACAGCTATGAGGTCCGCCCGGGCGATGAACGGACCGAGGTTATCGCACGGATGTCGGCAGCGCAGCAGGTCTTGCTGGCGCAGGCCTTCGAGGCGCGCGACCCCGATCTGCCGATTGAGACGGCAGAGGAATTGCTGATCCTTGCGTCGATCATCGAAAAGGAAACCGGCGTCGCGGCGGAGCGGGAGCAAGTCGCTAGTGTCTTCGTGAACCGTCTGAACCAAGGCATGCGCCTGCAAACGGACCCGACGGTGATCTATGGCGTGACCGAGGGCAAGGGCGTGCTGGGCCGTGGGCTGCGCCGCTCGGAGCTGCGGGCAGAGACGCCGTGGAACACCTATGTGATCGACGGTCTGCCGCCGACCCCGATTGCCAATCCGGGCCGGGCAAGCCTGATGGCCGCCGCGCAACCGGCGGAGACGGATTTCGTCTTCTTCGTTGCCGATGGCACCGGGGGGCACGCTTTTGCTGAGACCTTGGATGAGCATAACCGCAACGTGGCGCGCTGGCGTCAGATCGAGGCGGAGCGCGGCGCGGAAGCGGCCGGGAATGCCTCAACGGGTGGAAACTGA
- a CDS encoding phage head closure protein has product MSRPHLNRRLVLETPQRVSDGAGGYSELWAPRGTLWAEVQSRTGREVLQGGVAISRIGFKITVRAAPQGSPERPAAEQRFRDGTRVFVIRAVADSDTSGRYLTCFADEEVAV; this is encoded by the coding sequence ATGAGCCGGCCGCATCTGAACCGACGGCTGGTCTTGGAAACGCCCCAGCGGGTGAGCGATGGGGCGGGCGGCTATAGCGAGCTCTGGGCACCGCGTGGAACCCTCTGGGCTGAGGTCCAGTCGCGTACCGGGCGCGAGGTCCTGCAAGGCGGGGTGGCAATCAGTCGGATTGGTTTCAAGATTACTGTTCGCGCAGCGCCACAAGGCTCGCCCGAACGGCCAGCGGCGGAACAGCGGTTTCGCGACGGTACACGGGTTTTCGTGATCCGAGCGGTGGCCGATAGCGATACGAGCGGGCGGTATCTGACCTGCTTTGCCGATGAGGAGGTGGCGGTATGA
- a CDS encoding phage portal protein — protein sequence MVFDFLRRGAAETVEQKASATGPVVAYQTSGRVAWSPRDSVSLTRSGFCGNPVGFRSVKLIAEAAAALPLVVQDAARRYDDHPLMSLMRRPNTGQGRAELFEALYGQMLLSGDGYVEAVGGEGGLPIELHVLRSDRMSVVPGADGWPVAYEYAVGGRKHRFDASGAVTPVCHIRNFHPQDDHYGFSPLQAAAMAMDVHNAASRWSKALLDNAARPSGAIVYRGAEGQGKLSEDQYDRLVSEMESHHQGARNAGRPMLLEGGLDWKPMGFSPSDMEFQKTKESAAREIALAFGVPPMLIGVQGDATYANYQEAHRAFYRLTVLPLATRVTAALADWLSGYLGEAVTLKPDLDQVPALSAERDAQWARVAAAEFLTDAEKRSLLGLPVVADHA from the coding sequence ATGGTATTCGATTTTCTACGGCGCGGCGCGGCTGAGACGGTTGAGCAGAAAGCTTCGGCGACCGGGCCGGTTGTGGCCTATCAGACCTCGGGTCGCGTGGCCTGGAGCCCGCGGGACAGTGTGAGCCTGACGCGCTCGGGGTTCTGTGGCAATCCGGTTGGGTTTCGCTCGGTCAAGCTGATTGCCGAGGCGGCGGCGGCCTTGCCGCTGGTCGTGCAGGACGCGGCGCGGCGCTATGACGATCATCCGCTGATGTCGCTGATGCGCCGCCCGAATACGGGGCAGGGCCGGGCCGAGTTGTTCGAGGCGCTCTACGGGCAGATGCTTCTCAGCGGTGATGGCTATGTCGAGGCGGTGGGCGGCGAGGGTGGTTTGCCGATTGAGTTACATGTGCTGCGCTCGGACCGGATGAGCGTGGTGCCGGGGGCGGATGGATGGCCGGTGGCCTATGAATATGCGGTGGGCGGGCGCAAGCATCGCTTTGACGCCAGCGGGGCGGTGACGCCGGTTTGTCATATCCGCAACTTTCACCCGCAGGACGACCACTACGGGTTCAGCCCCCTGCAGGCGGCGGCCATGGCGATGGATGTGCATAACGCGGCGAGCCGTTGGTCCAAGGCGCTTTTGGACAATGCGGCGCGGCCCTCGGGGGCGATTGTGTATCGCGGGGCCGAGGGGCAGGGCAAGCTGAGCGAGGATCAATATGACCGGCTTGTGAGCGAGATGGAGAGCCACCATCAGGGCGCACGGAACGCTGGCCGGCCAATGCTGCTGGAAGGTGGGCTGGATTGGAAGCCGATGGGCTTCTCGCCTTCGGACATGGAGTTTCAGAAGACCAAGGAGAGTGCGGCGCGTGAAATTGCGCTCGCCTTTGGGGTGCCGCCGATGCTGATCGGGGTGCAGGGGGATGCGACTTACGCGAATTATCAGGAGGCGCATCGGGCGTTTTACCGCCTAACGGTGCTGCCGCTGGCGACACGGGTGACGGCGGCGCTGGCGGATTGGCTGAGCGGGTATTTGGGCGAGGCGGTGACCTTGAAGCCTGACCTTGATCAGGTGCCAGCGCTTTCTGCCGAGCGGGACGCGCAATGGGCGCGGGTGGCGGCGGCGGAATTCCTGACCGACGCGGAAAAGCGCAGCTTGTTGGGGCTGCCGGTGGTGGCGGATCATGCATGA
- a CDS encoding phage major capsid protein, with translation MSKSDANVSTKSGADLSPAEEVRQAVSGFVSDFNGFRAEMNSKLQQSEERIAMMDRKMTLPARSPLGGAIDHDAPHKKAFDAYLRNGDDDALRGLELDGKSMSTAVNSDGGYLVDPQTSERVQSVLNSGASIRAIAAVVQVEATSYDVLVDHTDVGAGWATETGAQAETDTPQIDRITVPLHELSALPKASQRLLDDSAFDIEGWLAGRIADKFARAEAAAFVSGDGIDKPTGFLSHPVVDDAAWAWGNLGYVASGTNANPEADAIVELVYALGAAYRKNAAFVMNSKTTAKVRKLKDTDGRFLWSDGLAAGEPARLMGYPVLVAEDMPDPAADSMSIAFGDFAAGYTVAERPDLRILRDPFSAKPHVLFYATKRVGGDVSDFAAIKLMKFGLA, from the coding sequence ATGAGCAAGAGCGATGCAAACGTCAGCACGAAGTCAGGCGCAGACCTGTCCCCGGCGGAGGAAGTGCGGCAGGCCGTGAGTGGTTTTGTCAGCGACTTCAACGGCTTTCGGGCCGAGATGAACAGTAAACTTCAACAATCAGAAGAGCGAATTGCCATGATGGATCGCAAGATGACCCTGCCTGCCCGTAGCCCCCTTGGGGGCGCGATTGACCACGATGCGCCGCACAAGAAGGCTTTTGATGCCTATCTGCGCAACGGCGACGATGATGCGCTGCGCGGGCTCGAGCTGGACGGCAAGTCGATGTCGACGGCGGTGAATTCGGACGGCGGCTATCTGGTCGATCCGCAGACCTCGGAGCGGGTGCAGTCGGTGCTGAATTCCGGGGCGTCGATCCGGGCGATTGCGGCGGTCGTGCAGGTTGAGGCGACGTCTTATGACGTGCTGGTGGATCATACGGATGTGGGCGCCGGTTGGGCCACCGAGACCGGCGCGCAGGCCGAGACGGATACGCCGCAGATCGACCGGATCACCGTGCCATTGCATGAGTTGAGCGCGCTGCCGAAGGCGAGCCAGCGTCTGTTGGATGACAGCGCCTTTGACATTGAAGGTTGGCTGGCAGGGCGCATTGCCGATAAGTTCGCGCGGGCTGAGGCGGCGGCCTTTGTCAGCGGCGACGGGATCGACAAGCCGACTGGCTTTTTGAGCCATCCGGTTGTCGACGACGCGGCATGGGCCTGGGGCAATCTGGGCTATGTGGCCAGTGGCACCAATGCCAACCCCGAGGCGGATGCGATTGTCGAGTTGGTTTATGCGCTCGGCGCGGCCTATCGCAAGAATGCGGCCTTCGTGATGAATTCCAAGACCACGGCAAAGGTGCGTAAACTGAAGGACACCGATGGGCGGTTCTTGTGGTCGGACGGGCTGGCGGCGGGTGAGCCTGCGCGGTTGATGGGCTATCCGGTGCTGGTGGCCGAGGACATGCCTGATCCGGCGGCGGATTCCATGTCGATCGCTTTCGGTGATTTCGCGGCGGGCTACACGGTCGCCGAGCGTCCGGACCTGCGCATCTTACGCGATCCGTTCAGCGCCAAACCGCATGTGCTGTTTTACGCGACCAAACGTGTCGGCGGCGATGTGAGCGATTTTGCGGCGATCAAGCTGATGAAATTCGGCCTGGCGTAA
- a CDS encoding GNAT family N-acetyltransferase, with protein MSRTIPTINTARLTLRAMRAEDFERYAEIWAMPDVADRILDRPRAKGQSWDAFLRNAGHWQITGFGQWAVQLHRQREMLGQTGFVFGSRNFGEDFDTYPEARLVLAPQAQDQRLGFEAARAAHEWFDRVITGRTVCMISEGNEAALRIAGALGYQPLREAKTAGGPVHLLTRRGPPV; from the coding sequence ATGTCCCGAACGATTCCGACCATCAACACAGCCAGACTGACCCTGCGCGCCATGCGGGCCGAGGATTTTGAGCGCTATGCTGAGATCTGGGCGATGCCGGATGTAGCGGATCGGATACTTGATCGGCCCCGGGCGAAGGGGCAGTCGTGGGATGCTTTCCTGCGCAATGCTGGGCATTGGCAAATCACGGGATTCGGGCAATGGGCGGTGCAGCTTCACCGGCAAAGAGAGATGCTGGGGCAGACGGGTTTCGTCTTTGGCTCACGGAATTTCGGTGAGGATTTCGATACTTACCCCGAAGCGCGGCTGGTCTTGGCGCCTCAGGCGCAGGACCAGCGTTTGGGGTTTGAGGCCGCACGCGCGGCGCATGAATGGTTTGATCGGGTGATCACCGGGCGCACGGTTTGCATGATTTCGGAGGGCAATGAGGCGGCGTTGCGGATCGCGGGCGCGCTTGGGTATCAGCCGCTGCGGGAGGCAAAGACAGCGGGTGGCCCGGTGCATCTGCTGACCCGGCGCGGCCCGCCGGTCTAA
- a CDS encoding DNA-packaging protein, translating to MPSTWTKRGLTSGASWIACADVQTQAQFLNDLGEGELLALPFLFEFWALDHQLPPEGDWRTWVIMGGRGAGKTRAGAEWVRSKVEGSRPLDPGECSRVALVGETIEQVREVMIFGDSGILACSPPDRRPDWEATRKRLVWPNGAIATVHTAHDPEGLRGPQFDAAWVDELAKWKRGQEAWDQLQFTLRLGERPQVCVTTTPRNVDVLKALLAAPSTVTTHAPTEANAANLAGSFLEEVRARYRGTRLGRQELDGVLLADAEGALWTSALLEAGRLRAAPELDRIVVGLDPATTSGAGSDECGIVVVGAQTKGPPQDWRAVVLADCTVQGATPNGWAQAAIAAMTRHGADRLVAEVNQGGQLVSEVLRQVDPLVSLKTVHAARGKVARAEPVAALYEQGRVSHLPELDALEDQMCLMTARGYEGKGSPDRVDALVWALHELMIEPASQWRSPGVRSL from the coding sequence ATGCCCTCGACATGGACAAAGCGCGGGCTGACATCGGGTGCAAGCTGGATCGCCTGCGCCGATGTTCAGACCCAGGCGCAGTTTCTGAATGACCTAGGTGAGGGAGAGCTTCTGGCTCTCCCTTTTTTGTTCGAGTTCTGGGCGCTGGACCATCAGCTGCCGCCTGAGGGCGATTGGCGGACATGGGTGATCATGGGCGGGCGCGGTGCGGGCAAGACCCGCGCCGGGGCGGAATGGGTGCGCAGCAAGGTTGAGGGGAGCCGTCCGCTTGATCCTGGGGAGTGCAGCCGTGTGGCGCTGGTGGGAGAGACCATTGAGCAGGTGCGCGAGGTGATGATTTTTGGCGACAGCGGCATTCTGGCCTGTAGCCCGCCGGATCGGCGGCCCGATTGGGAGGCGACGCGCAAGCGGTTGGTCTGGCCCAACGGCGCGATTGCGACGGTGCATACGGCGCATGATCCCGAAGGGCTGCGCGGGCCGCAGTTTGATGCGGCTTGGGTGGATGAATTGGCGAAATGGAAACGCGGGCAGGAGGCTTGGGATCAGTTGCAATTTACGCTGCGCTTGGGGGAGCGGCCTCAGGTCTGTGTCACCACGACGCCGCGCAATGTGGATGTGTTGAAGGCGCTTTTGGCCGCGCCGTCCACGGTGACGACCCATGCGCCGACGGAGGCGAATGCGGCGAACTTGGCGGGGTCTTTCCTTGAAGAGGTGCGGGCGCGGTACCGCGGCACGCGGCTCGGTCGGCAGGAGTTGGACGGAGTGTTGCTGGCAGATGCGGAGGGCGCGCTCTGGACCTCGGCTTTGCTGGAAGCGGGCCGGTTGCGCGCGGCGCCGGAGTTGGATCGGATCGTGGTGGGCTTGGACCCGGCGACGACCAGCGGGGCGGGCTCGGATGAATGTGGGATCGTTGTAGTGGGCGCGCAGACCAAAGGGCCGCCGCAGGATTGGCGGGCGGTGGTGCTGGCCGATTGCACGGTGCAGGGGGCCACGCCCAACGGTTGGGCGCAGGCGGCGATTGCCGCGATGACGCGCCATGGGGCGGATCGGTTGGTGGCCGAGGTGAACCAAGGGGGGCAGTTGGTGAGCGAGGTACTCAGGCAGGTTGATCCGCTGGTCTCGCTCAAGACCGTGCATGCAGCGCGGGGCAAGGTGGCACGGGCGGAGCCTGTGGCCGCGCTTTATGAGCAGGGGCGGGTGAGCCATTTGCCGGAGTTGGACGCGCTGGAGGATCAGATGTGTCTGATGACGGCGCGGGGCTATGAGGGCAAGGGCAGCCCGGACCGTGTCGATGCGCTGGTTTGGGCGCTGCATGAGCTGATGATTGAGCCTGCATCCCAGTGGCGCAGCCCGGGGGTGCGGAGCCTTTGA
- a CDS encoding head-tail connector protein — protein sequence MMLIEETNVPDAVLPVEALSVHLRLGSGFGQDGLQDPVLRSFLRAAMAAVEARTGKVLITRRFALSLTFWRDAAAQVLPVAPVQEIARVSLVARDGTETLVDPERYWLERDAQAQRLRSSTAALPRIPSAGAALISFDAGMGADWDGLPDDLAQAVMLLAAHYYEYRDDTALGEGCMPFGVSSLIERYRRVRVGFGGVA from the coding sequence ATGATGTTGATCGAAGAAACAAATGTTCCCGATGCGGTGTTGCCGGTGGAAGCCCTTAGTGTGCATCTGCGCCTTGGCAGCGGTTTTGGGCAGGACGGTCTTCAAGACCCCGTGCTGCGCAGTTTCCTGCGTGCGGCAATGGCGGCGGTCGAGGCGCGGACGGGAAAGGTTCTGATCACGCGGCGGTTCGCGCTATCACTGACCTTTTGGCGCGACGCGGCGGCTCAGGTCTTGCCGGTGGCGCCTGTGCAAGAGATCGCACGGGTATCTTTGGTGGCGCGGGACGGGACGGAAACGCTGGTTGATCCCGAACGCTATTGGTTGGAGCGCGATGCGCAGGCGCAGCGCCTGCGTTCCAGCACCGCCGCCTTGCCGCGCATCCCGAGTGCCGGTGCCGCGCTGATCAGCTTTGACGCGGGGATGGGCGCGGATTGGGACGGCCTGCCGGATGACTTGGCCCAAGCGGTGATGTTGCTGGCGGCGCATTACTACGAATACCGCGACGATACGGCGCTTGGTGAAGGCTGTATGCCCTTTGGCGTCAGCAGCCTGATCGAACGCTACCGCCGGGTGCGGGTCGGCTTTGGCGGTGTGGCATGA
- the fabF gene encoding beta-ketoacyl-ACP synthase II: MRRVVVTGLGLVTPLADGVEESWKRILDGQSGAGPITGFDPSKLVTQYACEVPLGDGSDGTFDANKYMEPKEQRKVDTFILFGMAAAQQAVEDSGWLPTEKEDQERTGVLIGSGIGGLNSIANTAVMMAEKGPRRVSPFFVPGALINLISGQVSIRYGFKGPNHSVVTACSTGAHAIGDAARLIKYGDADVMIAGGAEAAICEIGMAGFNACKALSTKRGDDPKKASRPYDVDRDGFVMGEGAGIVVLEEYEHARARGAKIYAEVLGYGLSGDAHHITAPSEDGEGGERSMRAALKNAGLEPKDVDYINAHGTSTMADTIELGAVERLMGDAAGKVTMSSTKSATGHLLGAAGAIEAIFCMLAIRDQVAPPTINLDNPAVETPIDLAPNKKVERKIDVALSNSFGFGGTNASVLFGKVR, from the coding sequence ATGCGCAGAGTTGTAGTAACGGGTTTGGGTTTGGTTACCCCCCTCGCGGACGGCGTGGAAGAAAGCTGGAAACGGATCCTTGATGGGCAATCCGGAGCCGGACCGATCACCGGCTTTGATCCCAGCAAATTGGTGACCCAATACGCCTGCGAAGTGCCTTTGGGCGATGGCAGTGATGGCACCTTTGACGCCAATAAATACATGGAGCCGAAAGAGCAGCGGAAGGTAGATACTTTCATCCTGTTCGGCATGGCCGCCGCTCAACAGGCGGTTGAGGATTCGGGTTGGTTGCCGACCGAGAAAGAAGATCAGGAGCGCACCGGCGTGTTGATCGGCTCGGGCATCGGTGGATTGAACTCTATCGCCAATACTGCTGTCATGATGGCCGAAAAGGGTCCGCGCCGCGTGAGCCCGTTCTTTGTGCCCGGCGCGCTGATCAACCTGATCTCGGGTCAGGTGTCGATCCGCTATGGCTTTAAGGGGCCGAACCACTCGGTCGTGACTGCTTGTTCCACTGGGGCGCATGCCATCGGTGACGCGGCGCGGCTGATTAAATACGGCGATGCGGATGTGATGATTGCAGGCGGCGCAGAGGCGGCGATTTGCGAGATCGGCATGGCGGGCTTTAACGCCTGTAAGGCGCTGTCGACCAAACGCGGAGACGACCCCAAGAAAGCCAGCCGCCCCTATGATGTGGACCGTGACGGTTTCGTCATGGGTGAGGGCGCGGGCATCGTGGTCTTGGAAGAATACGAGCACGCCAGGGCGCGCGGTGCCAAGATCTATGCCGAAGTGCTGGGCTATGGCCTGTCTGGCGACGCGCATCACATCACCGCACCGTCGGAAGACGGCGAGGGTGGCGAACGCTCTATGCGGGCGGCATTGAAGAACGCGGGGCTGGAGCCGAAGGATGTCGATTACATCAACGCGCATGGCACCTCGACCATGGCCGATACCATCGAATTGGGCGCGGTCGAGCGTCTGATGGGCGATGCGGCGGGCAAAGTGACCATGTCCTCGACCAAATCCGCGACCGGGCACCTCTTGGGGGCTGCTGGCGCGATCGAGGCGATCTTCTGCATGCTCGCGATCCGCGATCAGGTGGCGCCGCCGACGATCAACCTTGATAACCCAGCGGTTGAGACTCCAATTGATCTGGCACCGAACAAAAAGGTCGAGCGCAAGATCGACGTGGCGTTGAGCAATTCGTTCGGCTTTGGCGGCACCAACGCATCGGTACTGTTCGGGAAAGTCCGCTAA
- a CDS encoding gene transfer agent family protein — MANPWRGDVSLVIDGQRHVARLTLGALAELEATLEADSLVALVERFENNRFSSRDVLALLLVGLRGGGTVIDAATLEHAQIEGGPMAAARAAAELLARAFTVPT; from the coding sequence ATGGCGAACCCGTGGCGTGGAGACGTGAGTCTGGTGATCGACGGTCAACGTCATGTGGCGCGGCTGACCCTAGGTGCCCTGGCTGAGCTGGAGGCAACATTGGAGGCCGACAGTCTGGTCGCTTTGGTTGAACGGTTTGAAAACAATAGATTTTCCAGCCGGGATGTTCTGGCCCTGCTGCTGGTTGGGCTGCGCGGTGGCGGTACGGTGATAGATGCCGCAACGCTTGAGCATGCGCAGATTGAGGGCGGGCCGATGGCGGCGGCACGGGCGGCGGCGGAACTGCTGGCGCGGGCCTTCACGGTACCGACGTGA
- a CDS encoding rcc01693 family protein — translation MSKARCFDWSALLRIGLSRLSLTPDQFWVLTPAELQLMLGPPTAAAPLLSDGLAALMAAYPDKKKGSDDG, via the coding sequence GTGAGCAAGGCGCGGTGCTTTGACTGGTCCGCATTGCTGCGGATTGGGCTGTCTCGGTTGAGCCTAACTCCGGATCAGTTCTGGGTGCTGACGCCGGCGGAATTGCAATTGATGCTGGGGCCGCCAACCGCGGCCGCGCCGCTGTTGAGTGACGGGTTGGCCGCCCTGATGGCGGCCTATCCAGATAAGAAAAAGGGGTCCGACGATGGCTGA
- a CDS encoding DUF3168 domain-containing protein: MTYALSGALQAAIYDHLQDDPWLSALIGDAVYDAMPGGSLPETYVLLGGETAKDASDPEGAGAEHRFVVSVITSAPGFATAKTVASAVCDVLHGATPGLSRGRVVDMAFLKATARRIDGAAGRQVDLQFRARIADA; the protein is encoded by the coding sequence ATGACCTATGCGCTTTCAGGGGCTTTGCAGGCGGCGATCTATGATCACTTGCAAGATGATCCGTGGCTCTCGGCCCTAATCGGTGACGCGGTCTATGACGCGATGCCGGGGGGCAGCTTGCCCGAGACCTATGTCCTGCTTGGCGGCGAGACGGCGAAGGATGCCTCGGACCCAGAGGGGGCGGGAGCAGAGCATCGGTTTGTCGTGTCGGTGATCACCAGCGCGCCTGGGTTTGCGACGGCCAAGACTGTCGCCTCGGCGGTATGCGATGTGCTGCATGGGGCAACGCCAGGGCTTAGCCGGGGGCGGGTGGTCGATATGGCCTTTCTGAAAGCCACCGCGCGGCGGATCGATGGCGCGGCAGGCAGACAGGTGGATCTGCAGTTCCGCGCCCGGATCGCGGACGCATAA